CCCGTCATCGTTTGGGAACTTGACGAATCTTGAAGCACTAGACCTTTCCAATAACAAGCTCTGGGGAGAGATTCCCAAACAATTGGCACAGCTGACATTCCTTGCAGAATTCAATGTCTCTCACAACAATCTCACAGGTCCAATACCGCGTGGACCTCAACTAAATACCTTCTCTATCAGTTCATATGAGGGAAATCCCGAATTGTGTGGAGATCCTTTGCCGAAGAGATGTCAGAGCTCTAACTCCCCGCCGCAACTGCCACCTTCAAGCACAGAAGAAAATGATtctggaattgaatttgaatggACTTTTGTGCTCGCTGGATGCGGAAGTGGGTTCGTGGTGGGAGTTGTGCTTGCGGACCTGGTCATCACACGGAGgcgtgagttgtttcttgagaTAGTTGGAATGTTGATCAGACTAATGGAAAGGATCACAAACTTGAAGAGGTTTGGACGCAGAGATTGATGAGTTTGTTATAGAGATACGCCATTGTTATGTTGTGTTTTATTGTCTTTCTATATTTGTTTCCTAGCTAGTTACTCCTATCTGCTAGCTGATTGGTATCTATATGTCTTAACGTGTGTCTGCGCTATGGTTTAAAGGTGAATGTGAGGTGATTGTGTTTTATCTTTTGCTCATCTGATTAATTAGCCCGTTTATTAGGTAATCAGTTTGTATTTTGTGGAAATTTTCACGGATTTGGTGATTGCATTGCACAGTTCTGAGTAGCTAGGATCGTACATATCTTACTCATATTGCTTtattaaaaaccaaaacctctaAATTAAAGAAGTTAAGCACACAGTTCTCGTTTTCTCTCTAGGCAGCTAGGTTTTCCCCTCTCGACAAGTTCTCTCGTCTGGCGGCGCACCCTTGTCGGCGTGGGCCTCCGGGCTCGTCGGCGGGCGGCGCGTGCAGCCGGACGGACTCTCTCTCCTGATGTTTTCAGACGGCAAGGAATGTTTTGGCCGAGTTTTGGCCGGTGTTTCGACTGATCCATTCAATCCGGCTCGGATCCGATCTGCGTTGAGATTGGGTGTGTTGGATCGTGGGATAGGTAGCAAGGCTTGGCAAGGGTTGGCTAGGGACAGGCTGATTAGAGGGTTGAGATGGAGGGATGGAGTCGCTGTGTTTGCTGCGTCATTGATCCGTGGTTCTGCGGCCTTGTTTTCTTTGCCAATGAGTTGGCTGCTTGGGCTCAGGTCGGAGATTGGGCTGACTGTTCCGGTGGCTGGGATTTGGAGGGAATTCTGGGCTAGGCGGAGGCGCAGGGCTGGTGGCGCAGTGCGGGTGGCAGCGTTGATAGGTCTGTGGTGGTGCTTGATTGGGCTGGACCCGTGCTTCCTCCTTGCTGGGTCTAATGGTTCTTGGGCCTGGGCTTTGGTTCTGGGCCCATACTTTTATTAtattatgttttattgtttattAATTTTAGTACGATGTGGCTTTATGCCGGCACTAAGTCCCTATCTCTTTATGGTAGGGCGACGTGGACGTTGTCTCGGTATGCacactcagtgtgccttgtctagcctagcgaggcggcgagttatttgcttgatcaaatggacgcaatctcctagtggcaggatgaaattgagtgcCACCGGATTTATTTCtgtgcggcaacatagtgggaaagctgtattatttgtaatgatgcttcttcattatagagttatctttccggtatgtcaccgctcTGTCAAAGCAAATGTAGTAGTCATtctgttgagagaaaatcgcaCACAgcgagcgtaaatgtcacccaacataatttcactcgtattcatttagtgaatagagtttttattatttcgggttcgacccattcaagacagaatgtgtctcttaattacaatcccttgttacagggaaacaccctttgattccatttatgaagaaaccaattgatgggatgtgcgtttgtttgtttttgcggctgcacccggatatttgaatgggttgcctacgtacccttggagagggatcaagccactcgtagttcaagagttccaatgagtggatgactcattggaggcttttgattttggaatgagagtagtgtttgggatgaatttggtgtaagtgaaccagggattcgattttgtgtttaggacgcggttgcatctagataaatttggttttagattgcctacataccctttgcgggatcaaaccacatgtagttccggcttttgagatttaaatgggtagatgacccatttattttgaatttgtatTTGGGGAAGGgtttaaagcccttgaatttggtttggactttatttgtgtgatttggaatggatttgatttttgtggtgttgggagaatttgactagagtcagtgattcatttgggattggttgaatttgactggtggagtcagggattctgtttggagttgcggttgcatctagtgggtcgctagactgcctacataccctgtgaagggatcaaaccactgtagttcatcgggatttttggttttgtaccaatttttcTTCAACGGGTATGTATTTTGAACTCGGCGAGAAAACATATTTTGGTGGACACCCGATTTTAGTAGAGTGTCCACTGATTTGAATTGGGCACCCGGATGTGCCGAGCTTCGTAATGGGTCCTGGATTTTGCAATGGGCTTTATGCCACTTTTTACTAGTTGATGAATATTTCAGCCGGGCCCAAATTTCTGACTTGGAGTGGGCCTTGTAGAGCTTCGAAACTTGTTGACTAGTGATTTAACAGAGCCCAAAAACATTGCGGTGCATAGATTGATCTGGAGACCCatgaattttcaattttatttctgCACCCAATTTGAAGCCCATATAAAATACCCAAAAGACATTTGCCAGTTCGACCTTTAGAGAGAATTTGTCTGAGGCTCTGAGCATATCACCGCTTCACCGTTTCATGGACAAAGTGAGAGAGCAAAAGCttaattgtattttttttattcttccaaGCACCTGGACTTGGCCTTGTTTCTTGTCACTTTGTTcccattaaaagaaaaaaagcaaagCAGTAGCCCACCACTTTGACAATTATGCTTCAATCACATATAATTTCAAAgcacttgtcctttttatgtgCCTTCAAcgtcttcttctcttttaaTCCAAGAACAATAATCAATTGAGTTTATTACA
This portion of the Rosa chinensis cultivar Old Blush chromosome 1, RchiOBHm-V2, whole genome shotgun sequence genome encodes:
- the LOC121049361 gene encoding uncharacterized protein LOC121049361: MFSDGKECFGRVLAGVSTDPFNPARIRSALRLGVLDRGIGSKAWQGLARDRLIRGLRWRDGVAVFAASLIRGSAALFSLPMSWLLGLRSEIGLTVPVAGIWREFWARRRRRAGGAVRVAALIGRRGRCLGMHTQCALSSLARRRVICLIKWTQSPSGRMKLSATGFISVRQHSGKAVLFVMMLLHYRVIFPVCHRSVKANVVVILLRENRTQRA